In Oryza sativa Japonica Group chromosome 2, ASM3414082v1, the following are encoded in one genomic region:
- the LOC136355265 gene encoding uncharacterized protein, with the protein MSPELQRQYEALDAHTIITGLRNMFEDQARAERFNTSKSLFACRLAEGNPVSPHVIKIIGYTESLDKLGFPLSQELATDLILQSLPPSFEPFIMNFNMNNLNRTLAELHGMLKTAEESIKKNSNHVMVMHKRKPNNRKSGQKRKLNSDEITSTSNSKTKVQKTVPAKDAECFFCKETGHWKRNCKKYLEQLKQKQQDGKMKGQYLSLEFGNHLKECGIVPQLTPPGTPQWNGVSERRNRTLLDMVRLMMSQTDLPLSFWGYALETAAFTLNRVPSKSVDKTTYEIWTGKRPILSFLKIWGCEVYVKRLQSDKLTPKSDKCFFVGYPKETKGYYFYHREEGKVFVARHSVFLEKKFISRKDSVSMV; encoded by the exons ATGTCCCCTGAGCTTCAAAGGCAATATGAGGCATTGGATGCTCATACGATAATCACGGGACTACGTAACATGTTTGAGGACCAAGCAAGGGCTGAGAGGTTTAATACCTCAAAGTCCTTGTTTGCGTGCAGGCTTGCAGAAGGTAATCCAGTGAGCCCACATGTGATCAAAATAATTGGTTACACCGAGAGTCTGGATAAGCTTGGCTTTCCCCTTAGCCAAGAGTTGGCTACTGATTTGATTCTCCAGTCGCTCCCTCCCAGTTTTGAGCCATTCATAATGAATTTCAACATGAACAACCTGAACAGGACCTTGGCAGAATTGCATGGGATGCTAAAGACTGCCGAGGAAAGCATTAAGAAAAACTCCAACCATGTGATGGTTATGCATAAGCGCAAGCCCAACAACAGGAAGAGTGGTCAAAAGAGAAAGCTAAACTCTGATGAGATCACGAGTACAAGCAACTCTAAGACCAAGGTTCAAAAGACAGTGCCCGCTAAGGATGCAGAGTGTTTCTTTTGCAAGGAGACAGGTCATTGGAAGAGAAACTGTAAGAAATACCTAGAGCAGctcaagcagaagcagcaggatggaaaga TGAAAGGGCAA tactTGAGCCTTGAATTTGGCAATCATCTAAAGGAGTGTGGAATTGTTCCACAACTCACTCCGCCAGGAACGCCTCAGTGGAATGGGGTGTCTGAACGGAGGAATCGTACATTGTTGGACATGGTGCGATTAATGATGAGCCAAACTGATCTGCCGCTAAGCTTTTGGGGTTACGCTCTAGAGACAGCTGCGTTCACACTAAATAGGGTTCCATCAAAATCAGTGGATAAGAcaacatatgagatatggacagGGAAGCGTCCCATTTTGTCTTTCCTAAAGATTTGGGGCTGTGAGGTCTATGTAAAACGTTTGCAATCAGACAAACTCACACCTAAATCAGATAAATGCTTCTTTGTGGGGTATCCTAAGGAAACGaaaggatattatttttatcatcGGGAAGAGGGCAAAGTGTTTGTCGCCCGACACAGTGTTTTCTTGGAAAAAAAGTTTATTTCAAGAAAGGATAGTGTGAGCATGGTGTGA